GGTTTAAGCCGACAGCTGAGCGACCTGGTCACTGGGAACAACAGGTGTGCATTTTGAACCGTGCCGGAACATGTGTCTCTTCGTTTAGCACCTGAACTTTGCCGCGAATGCATTTTAGGGCCCTCACATCGACAGGTAAACTGCAGTTAACAGCCCATTCTCACCTCACCTGGAACGCAGACGCGACTCATCTACCTGGCTGCCTGGCGCGCCTCGAGTGGGTGTCAAACTATGGCCAACGACACACAAAGGCGCCTGCCTTAATCAACAAAGAaatacaataacaataaacagAAGTGGATCGAGACTATAGCGAGTGATATGCGAGGAAAGCATCTTAAGACAATAACCATATGACGAAGGACGCACTGAATCTTGAAGGCTTTTGAACAGGATGTCAAATGTCACTCATATTCATAAATCGAATCAAAACattcataaaatatgcaaGATGTTTATTGTTCAAAATTAGAAAggaaatttcaattgaataagaaataaaatataacattactcaattaaattatgactaaagtgtgtttttttttaattccttatttaaatttaaatgaatgcgataaaaacaaaactaaatgaGCCATTTGCATGATAAATTCTACTTATGATCCCTCAAATTACATATCATACAAACGATACTGTACTTTACCAACCAGGATGCTTTGTTTTTCGAGGGTAGGGAAGTCAGCGTTGCAGTTTTGGAAGGGCAACAAAAGAGGTGCTCTGTTCGGTTTTTACCCCATAGGGGTTAATTCCACGAGTCCATGACCCCTGATGAATGCACATGTGTATATAACTAActaacccacacacacacacatggagcATACGACGAAACTGCAGTCTGATAAGACGACTTGTGACGAAATTCAGAGTTCCAGGAAGTGCGAAAACGCAGATAATGATATAGGTTGTTGCGGCTGTCGATTGAGCCATGGAATGCTCTATTtcacaaacaaattaattcgTATACTTTTTCTCCGACTAAAATTAGCCGCAGCATCGTGGCGACAAAAACGACaaacgaacaacaacaacaacagcagcagcagcagcatcagggGGCACAAGCACAGATATCTTTAGTATTTCTAAGtatatattacatttattGTAAATCCGAGCACACTTTGTACTTTATATATCTGTGTATTTcgatttggttttttgtttttcatccGAGAACCACCAGCATCCCACTAATCGCTTATCCACAGCAACGAATGCAATAAATTACAAATCAATCTATCACTTTTTGTATCTCGCAGTGCAATATAAACAATTGCACTTATGTacagatatgtatgtacaatcaATCACTCACACACCCGCACAACGCTTGACCCGCTGATTGTTTctatttacatatatgtatgtatatatgggtAAGTGAGtatatagatatgtatgtatgtacatatggcACGATTGATAGCCGAGAGGCAAGCAAAATAAACCGAAAAACGCTCTCTGCACGTCCAAATAAACCGAAAGCTAGAACATAACTGACTGAAACTGCGATGCGACCGATTCAGAGCGACCAAAGGCAGAGCAGCAAACGGGCGGAAAACTCGGGCTCATCTGcgaggaaaaaggaaaatgcgCTCAGCAGATGTTACGCATTTCCCAATGCCGTACACAGCGAGAAAGCGGTCAGCAAACTCAGTTCATTGGCTACGAATAGAATACAGAAATATCTGTTGTATACTTAAGGGATTACATTTGTGTTCCcaattctttttcttttaaattttcattttcattaggAATCAGAATAGTAATAGTAAATCTAaagattataataaaaaaatgtattaaactTTGACTCTATTCAGCATTTGAAAAAGTGATGAAGCATACaatcttaaaaataaaagtacaTCTTATAAGAGTACCTTACAAAtcttatttcatttaaaatcgTAAATTAATCCAAATCacttaatgtttttaaaaaacattttaaaataaatattgatggAAATTTagctttaaaatttttttcagtgcagaTGTATTATTGTTCCTCTCTTCGAATTTTTTGGGGTGGGTAATACGCCCATTGTACGCCTGTGCTTGTGAGTATGCCTCCCCCTATGGGGCCGAGCAGTACGGATGCGGGAGAGCTCCAGCTGAGAGCGTTAGTTCCCGATCACAGTGGGCACGATCACCATGTCACATGGCGATCATCTGCTGCGCACTCGCAGTTGCCAGGGATTTCGATGGATTTGCCACACAAGTCTTATTGGTAAGCTATTGTTTATGCTAGTGTTTTGGACTTACTCGTCTATGCTTTTGGACAGTGCCTCGGCTAGTTTGCGCAGGACCCTTCTGTCGATTTCGGCGGCGCCATTCTCCTCCAGGAAACTGGTCACGGTCTCAATTAAGGTGATTTCCTTCAAGGACGATGCACAGGTACCATTGCCGTCGCCGCAATAGTCCCGCAAAACCTGTTTAGACTGGTCCATGGGAGGTCCTCAAATAGTTAACTTTCGCACACAATAATTCTAACACTTGACAATTTCACAAAGGACGCTAACAATTacactttttttctgtttggaAAATGAAGCGCGCTGGAACAGCTGTTTCTGGCGTCAGTTATCGAAATGCTGCCATGCGCACTGGCAGCACTGCCGTACAACGGGAAAAAGTTAACACAGCGGTATGGCAACGCTGTTCGTCGATTTACGTTACTGCAAAGTCGATTCTTATCGATGGTAAACAACATCGACGGTTTACGAAAATTAGCATTCGCCTGATAAGCAAGTAGAACACTACGGCCACCAGATATAACGCCATGCTATAAACGCTCTGTGGGCACGTTTTCGTCAGCCCCAGCCACAAGCAGGCCAACTTCAGTCGGGGGCAGTACACATACAGAAAATAGAGCAGCGCAACAGAGAAAAAGCTCCCCCCTCGAAAAACCTAACAATGTTTGCTACACTGAAAAACAAGATCAAGGAGGAAACTGGCGATGATGTGGTCCAATCAGCCAATCAACGTTATcccggcaacaacaacaacaattaccGGCTACGTAGTCGCCGCGTTAGCATTAATTCCAACTCAGCTGATGATGTGGGCGGTGGCGGATTCTACAATGAGGTAAactgagcgaaaaaaaaacagtctatttgtGTATACTTAcacattaaacaaaaacacgGATAAACAAACACCTTCACTCTTTTCGCAGTCGGAGCAATTGTGCGAGCTGCGAAGTCAGTGCAACGAGCTCACCACGAAGCTGTCCACCGTCACGCAGGGattgcagcagctgcaggaggAGAAGACGCGCGTGGACAAGACCAACGAGATTCTGCTAGAGAGTGTGCGTGTGGCCCAGACGCAGAAGGACATATACTGCGAGGAGCAGGAGAAGATTCAGAATCTACAGCAAATCGAGATTGACAAGCTGAAGAATCTGCTTAGCTTTCGGGAGCAGGAGTCGGTGGATCGCATGGGTCTCATGCGCCAGCAGACCCAGCAAATCGAGTCCTTGAGCGAGGAACTAGAACGTCTGCGTCCCATTGAATCCGTGGCCGAAGATTTACGCGACGAACTAGAGCAACTGCGACATTCTACACAGCAGGAGAAGAATCTGCTGACCACAACACTGGCGGCTGTACAGGAGGAGAACCGGCACCTCAAAAAGCGCATGAAAATCGTCGAGGAGTCGCGACTCGAGTCTCTGGGCAAACTGAACTCCGAGCAACAAGTGCAAGCCCTTATCCGGGAACATAAACTGCTGGAACAGCACTTAGAGGAGGCCCATCTGCAGTTGTCGGACATCAAAGGCTCGTGGAGTGGCCAGAATCTGGCGCTGGAAACCCAAGTTAGTCGTCTATCCAAGCAAGTGGCCGAAGAGACCACCGAAAAGCGAAAGGCCCTTAAATCCCGCGACGATGCCATTGAAAGCCGCAAGCAGGTATCATTCGAACTCGAAAAAGCCAAAGATGAAATAAAGCAGCGGGACGATAAGGTAGGTTAGATAGTAATACCTATGTGCCAATACTTATGCACTTTAATTGCAGGTCAAGCTGCTGGAGGAGGAAATCGATGAACTTAGTGTGGCCCTGAAAGAGTGCCGAGAGGAGAACGAGCAGCAAGTCCTCTTTGAGCGCAATAAATCTGTGAGTATGCCTCCCGATTCTGACGATTTCCATTGGGACTTGTAACACTAATTTAACCAACAATGCAGTACTAACTCTACCAATTAAGCTCCTGGTTTACTTGGAATTTTCCAACCACACCTATTATGTAGTTTTTGATTGtaaatgttttccttttcgtATTAAACTGATTTAATCGTTG
The sequence above is drawn from the Drosophila melanogaster chromosome 2R genome and encodes:
- the Golgin97 gene encoding golgin 97, isoform A, with the protein product MFATLKNKIKEETGDDVVQSANQRYPGNNNNNYRLRSRRVSINSNSADDVGGGGFYNESEQLCELRSQCNELTTKLSTVTQGLQQLQEEKTRVDKTNEILLESVRVAQTQKDIYCEEQEKIQNLQQIEIDKLKNLLSFREQESVDRMGLMRQQTQQIESLSEELERLRPIESVAEDLRDELEQLRHSTQQEKNLLTTTLAAVQEENRHLKKRMKIVEESRLESLGKLNSEQQVQALIREHKLLEQHLEEAHLQLSDIKGSWSGQNLALETQVSRLSKQVAEETTEKRKALKSRDDAIESRKQVSFELEKAKDEIKQRDDKVKLLEEEIDELSVALKECREENEQQVLFERNKSQNLETEVKDLKTRLTAADDRFSEYSSNAEQVAQKLRVQVTEKQEQLDETIMQLEIEREEKMTAILRNAEIAQSEDILRQQLRLERSEASDLQERNNQLVRDISEARQTLQQVSSTAQDNADKLTEFERVQLEIIEKNKTIKTLNQRLIDLKKTVQKELRSAQISTDSESHPTTTPGHRISSSSLEAFSTGDKGNCVIMDEVNFQYLKHVIVKFLTSREVEARHLVRAVSTLLQLTTEEEKLLHDTLNWKMSWFGMKPT
- the Golgin97 gene encoding golgin 97, isoform C; this translates as MFATLKNKIKEETGDDVVQSANQRYPGNNNNNYRLRSRRVSINSNSADDVGGGGFYNESEQLCELRSQCNELTTKLSTVTQGLQQLQEEKTRVDKTNEILLESVRVAQTQKDIYCEEQEKIQNLQQIEIDKLKNLLSFREQESVDRMGLMRQQTQQIESLSEELERLRPIESVAEDLRDELEQLRHSTQQEKNLLTTTLAAVQEENRHLKKRMKIVEESRLESLGKLNSEQQVQALIREHKLLEQHLEEAHLQLSDIKGSWSGQNLALETQVSRLSKQVAEETTEKRKALKSRDDAIESRKQVSFELEKAKDEIKQRDDKVKLLEEEIDELSVALKECREENEQQVLFERNKSQNLETEVKDLKTRLTAADDRFSEYSSNAEQVAQKLRVQVTEKQEQLDETIMQLEIEREEKMTAILRNAEIAQSEDILRQQLRLERSEASDLQERNNQLVRDISEARQTLQQVSSTAQDNADKLTEFERVQLEIIEKNKTIKTLNQRLIDLKKTVQKELRSAQISTDSESHPTTTPGHRISSSSLEAFSTGDKGNCVIMDEVNFQYLKHVEARHLVRAVSTLLQLTTEEEKLLHDTLNWKMSWFGMKPT
- the Golgin97 gene encoding golgin 97, isoform B; its protein translation is MFATLKNKIKEETGDDVVQSANQRYPGNNNNNYRLRSRRVSINSNSADDVGGGGFYNESEQLCELRSQCNELTTKLSTVTQGLQQLQEEKTRVDKTNEILLESVRVAQTQKDIYCEEQEKIQNLQQIEIDKLKNLLSFREQESVDRMGLMRQQTQQIESLSEELERLRPIESVAEDLRDELEQLRHSTQQEKNLLTTTLAAVQEENRHLKKRMKIVEESRLESLGKLNSEQQVQALIREHKLLEQHLEEAHLQLSDIKGSWSGQNLALETQVSRLSKQVAEETTEKRKALKSRDDAIESRKQVSFELEKAKDEIKQRDDKVKLLEEEIDELSVALKECREENEQQVLFERNKSQNLETEVKDLKTRLTAADDRFSEYSSNAEQVAQKLRVQVTEKQEQLDETIMQLEIEREEKMTAILRNAEIAQSEDILRQQLRLERSEASDLQERNNQLVRDISEARQTLQQVSSTAQDNADKLTEFERVQLEIIEKNKTIKTLNQRLIDLKKTVQKELRSAQISTDSESHPTTTPGHRISSSSLEAFSTGDKGNCVIMDEVNFQYLKHVIVEARHLVRAVSTLLQLTTEEEKLLHDTLNWKMSWFGMKPT